A single window of Channa argus isolate prfri chromosome 10, Channa argus male v1.0, whole genome shotgun sequence DNA harbors:
- the zgc:66433 gene encoding capping protein-inhibiting regulator of actin dynamics isoform X5 — translation MKRGMTPWGAGHGSGRSDRAAMASGPPDVMTNQEPTEVQEECPAKKKSKFQTFKKFFARKKRKEPSAAGADAGLKASQSSDNVSKTSENNTLTRSEKDKGSGSKISLGSKALSHDSVFVSDSSEANDALGASQDSIHGKVKSLQLQLKQAIKLGSPPSLICVKGRDDAGTMSEDDGLPCSPPEYTTLPTVMDQTLRDSSISLERENQDDDQLSCAASSRVASPLVVPGDFSQPASPYGCLDNSAAKHKMGLRQKACNKRKPVNRLEMKPEWDMDADEVLNNSTTEALVEQEKQKEVIRFDELKSKVEREEEEEEEEMKEQPKHSTQSPLRDKEEGEEGEEELEAEQDVSHRADASPPQLGLTDEHHSDAQPLPSSEHSSAASSLDSARVTPEPPAGVREYLLDPACVANGAEENRAASEFALSEEEDRVQESRGDESSLLQEVLSSLKTPLAPCSLGMEVESVGLMETVEEVKEKERQEADVEEGEDMKEGEAEVDEELGYQAAPSGTILLGQTTKEEEQVASPSCQEEVVVPEEEVKEHEETEKKGEVVVERFSQHGQEEAGEKGEADEVKPEEKNNLLRIIDIQAEEEVEEEYQSEGEEEAIELDKEPGVEEEGQEKTEEGDQEVEVKEETDKVEEAEEAIEEESDDAEEMTERFSDTADEEAQISLPLQEADEGVDVVVGDDTVCTTNLTDDAESPAELSDEEFTIVQECQANSDLNSGEEAEEEVVEIEHMQQREEDVETNLQVSVQTERDLKQESVEMSRLDLKQVENDQTEAAEQAMVSSRPVSLLLPESHFETQSQESGNITPSKMSTTTIHINLVSPSSDKVQPFFQQSPTAAQPKESESPSHTAAAEQTPEFTEDPVDSVEEVKDFGEEDTTPDSVEETVEPPPCSPDQSKVRFTISPAWQRTKSLTPPSSPPACVSSSPSTTTEPRSEEVEAASKEDPVVQTDPVSLTKVELTLSPGRERNAGSTAAKPQSNAATSPCCAKLQTSAASTEETTVIAEGNANNPFGVRLRKTSALQRLSSEEENTEVMTESPVEPPVQPPSCKDEPPHPVSVKPFVSQPLCNKPALPKKPELHGDSGAKTKRISEHAAGRGVSTGSDSPSWISVAKQKQKIYKENSLDEITVKKEEPERKSSLPTYISSSAGNKKAESVGKVNLLEISKHSSVASVETDARGALSPPTPVPPQPSKSVSLPCSIPPKPQILHTTAKPPPQPSPARGSLSQPTPVPVSQKSPSCTSPSSASKTTPSLPLPKSAHSPSTTVTSPPFSSRTTLESTGSRATGQTPSSQRALPPPALPQDEPPWMALAKKKAKAWSEMPQIVQ, via the exons CCAAGAAGAAGTCCAAGTTccagacttttaaaaaattctttgccaggaagaagagaaaggagCCGTCAGCTGCTGGAGCAGACGCAGGGCTTAAAGCCAGCCAATCAAGCGACAATGTCAGCAAAACATCGGAGAACAACACACTCACAAGATCGGAGAAGGATAAGGGCTCTGG GTCAAAGATCAGCCTGGGTAGCAAGGCCTTGTCACAtgactctgtgtttgtttccGACTCATCTGAGGCCAACGACGCTCTGGGGGCATCACAGGACAGCATTCATGGGAAAGTAAAATCACTACAG CTCCAGCTGAAGCAGGCCATCAAACTGGGCTCTCCTCCCTCCCTGATATGTGTGAAGGGAAGAGACGATGCAGGAACCATGTCTGAGGACGATGGGCTGCCCTGCAGTCCACCTGAATACACCACACTTCCCACAGTCATG gATCAGACTCTGAGGGACAGCTCCATTAGTTTGGAAAGAGAAAACCAAGATGACGatcag CTATCCTGCGCTGCTTCCAGTAGAGTGGCGAGCCCCCTGGTGGTTCCAGGGGACTTCAGTCAGCCGGCCAGTCCCTATGGATGTCTGGATAACTCTGCTGCCAAACACAAAATGGGCTTGAGACAGAAAGCCTGTAACAAGAGAAAACCTGTCAAT AGGTTGGAGATGAAACCAGAGTGGGACATGGATGCTGATGAGGTTCTGAACAACTCCACAACCGAAGCCTTGGTAgagcaagaaaaacagaaagaag TTATAAGGTTTGATGAGCTGAAATCGAAAGTGGagagggaagaagaggaagaggaggaggagatgaaagaGCAACCAAAGCATTCCACACAGTCCCCGTTGagagataaggaggagggggaggagggagaggaagagttGGAAGCAGAACAGGATGTTTCTCACAGGGCGGATGCTTCTCCTCCTCAGCTGGGGCTCACAGACGAGCACCATTCAGACGCACAACCCCTGCCCTCCTCCGAGCACAGCTCCGCTGCTTCCTCTTTGGACAGTGCCAG AGTCACTCCAGAGCCCCCTGCTGGTGTGAGAGAGTATTTGCTGGACCCTGCATGCGTTGCTAATGGAGCGGAGGAGAACAGAGCTGCAAGTGAGTTTGCACTGagtgaagaagaagacagagtCCAGGAAAGCAGGGGAGATGAAAGTTCCCTCTTACAGGAGGTTCTGAGCTCCTTGAAGACTCCCTTGGCTCCATGCTCACTAGGCATGGAGGTTGAGAGTGTCGGCCTGATGGAGACggtggaggaggtgaaggaaAAGGAGAGACAAGAAGCAGATGTAGAAGAAGGAGAGGACATGAAGGAAGGAGAGGCAGAGGTGGATGAGGAGCTAGGTTATCAGGCTGCGCCCTCAGGCACCATATTGTTGGGCCAAACCACAAAGGAAGAGGAGCAGGTTGCTTCTCCTTCCTGTCAAGAAGAAGTAGTTGTTCCTGAAGAAGAGGTGAAAGAACACgaagaaacagagaagaaaggagAAGTAGTTGTGGAACGATTCAGTCAACATGGT CAAGAGGAGGCAGGAGAGAAAGGGGAAGCAGACGAGGTCAAgcctgaggaaaaaaataatttgctgaGAATAATTGACATCCAGGCAGAAGAGGAAGTAGAAGAAGAATACCAGAGTGAGGGAGAGGAAGAAGCGATAGAGCTGGACAAGGAGCCAGGGGTGGAAGAGGAAGGGCAGGAGAAGACAGAGGAGGGTGatcaggaggtggaggtgaaggAAGAGACGGACAAAGTGGAGGAGGCCGAAGAAGCCATAGAAGAAGAGAGTGATGACGCAGAAGAGATGACGGAGAGGTTTTCTGATACTGCAGATGAAGAAGCACAGATTTCCCTGCCACTGCAGGAGGCAGATGAAGGTGTGGATGTTGTGGTTGGAGATGACACTGTGTGCACCACGAACCTCACAGATGATGCTGAAAGTCCTGCAGAACTTAGTGATGAGGAGTTCACCATAGTGCAAGAGTGCCAAGCAAATTCAGATCTCAACTCCGGAGAAGAGGCCGAAGAGGAGGTTGTAGAGATTGAACACATGCAACAAAGAGAGGAAGACGTGGAAACAAACCTGCAGGTTTCAGTTCAAACTGAACGAGATCTGAAGCAGGAAAGCGTAGAAATGTCTCGTCTAGATTTGAAACAAGTAGAAAACGATCAAACTGAAGCAGCAGAACAAGCTATGGTTTCTTCCAGGCCTGTGTCTTTGTTGCTTCCAGAGTCCCACTTTGAGACTCAGTCACAAGAAAGTGGAAACATCACTCCCAGTAAGATGAGCACTACCACTATCCACATTAATCTAGTCTCTCCCAGCTCAGACAAAGTCCAACCTTTCTTCCAACAGTCTCCTACGGCTGCGCAACCCAAAGAATCTGAGTCACCctctcacacagcagcagcagaacaaaCTCCAGAATTCACAGAAGACCCAGTGGACAGCGTAGAGGAAGTAAAAGACTTCGGAGAGGAAGATACAACTCCTGACTCTGTGGAGGAAACAGTCGAACCACCACCCTGCAGTCCAGATCAGAGTAAAGTCCGCTTCACCATCAGCCCTGCCTGGCAGAGGACGAAAAGTCTGACTCCCCCTTCCTCCCCACCTGCCTGTGTCTCCTCTTCACCCTCTACCACCACAGAGCCTCGAAGTGAGGAGGTGGAAGCTGCAAGTAAGGAGGATCCAGTTGTTCAAACAGATCCAGTGAGTTTGACTAAGGTTGAACTAACGTTGAGCCCTGGTAGAGAGAGGAATGCTGGGAGCACAGCTGCCAAACCACAGAGCAACGCAGCCACGTCTCCATGCTGTGCTAAACTTCAGACTTCAGCTGCGAGCACAGAAG AGACGACTGTCATAGCAGAGGGAAACGCCAACAATCCTTTTGGAGTTCGTCTGAGAAAGACATCAGCTCTGCAGCGCCTCAGCTCTGAGGAGGAAAACACGGAGGTGATGACTGAG TCTCCCGTCGAGCCACCAGTTCAGCCACCCAGCTGTAAAGATGAACCACCACACCCAGTCAGTGTTAAGCCCTTTGTAAGTCAGCCACTCTGCAACAAGCCTGCCCTCCCTAAAAAACCAGAGTTACACGGAGACAGCGGAGCAAAAACCAAGCGTATCTCAG aacatgctgcagGCCGTGGTGTTTCAACCGGATCTGATTCTCCCAGCTGGATCTCTGTGGCCAAACAGAAGCAGAAGATCTATAAAGAAAACTCTCTGGATGAGATTACAGTCAAGAAG GAGGAACCAGAGAGGAAGAGTTCACTGCCAACATATATCAGCTCATCTGCAGGCAACAAAAAAGCTGAATCTGTCGGCAAAG tGAATCTGTTGGAGATCAGCAAACACTCATCTGTAGCATCTGTAGAAACGGATGCCAGAGGAGCTCTCTCACCTCCCACTCCAGTGCCTCCACAGCCTTCAAAGTCTGTTTCCCTGCCCTGCTCGATCCCGCCAAAACCCCAGATTCTACATACAACTGCCAAACCTCCACCCCAACCTAGCCCAGCTCGAGGATCCCTTTCGCAACCAACTCCTGTTCCAGTTTCCCAGAAATCTCCCTCTTGCACAAGCCCATCATCTGCCTCCAAAACCACCCCCTCCCTGCCTTTACCCAAATCAGCACACTCTCCGAGTACGACAGTCACCTCCCCTCCTTTTTCATCGAGGACCACCCTAGAAAGTACTGGGTCAAGAGCTACAGGGCAGACTCCATCTTCCCAGCGAGCTCTGCCTCCTCCAGCTTTGCCACAGGATGAGCCGCCCTGGATGGCCCTGGCCAAGAAGAAGGCCAAAGCCTGGAGCGAGATGCCCCAGATTGTTCAGTGA
- the zgc:66433 gene encoding capping protein-inhibiting regulator of actin dynamics isoform X7: MAGMYGCFKGRNDRAAMASGPPDVMTNQEPTEVQEECPAKKKSKFQTFKKFFARKKRKEPSAAGADAGLKASQSSDNVSKTSENNTLTRSEKDKGSGSKISLGSKALSHDSVFVSDSSEANDALGASQDSIHGKVKSLQLQLKQAIKLGSPPSLICVKGRDDAGTMSEDDGLPCSPPEYTTLPTVMDQTLRDSSISLERENQDDDQLSCAASSRVASPLVVPGDFSQPASPYGCLDNSAAKHKMGLRQKACNKRKPVNRLEMKPEWDMDADEVLNNSTTEALVEQEKQKEVIRFDELKSKVEREEEEEEEEMKEQPKHSTQSPLRDKEEGEEGEEELEAEQDVSHRADASPPQLGLTDEHHSDAQPLPSSEHSSAASSLDSARVTPEPPAGVREYLLDPACVANGAEENRAASEFALSEEEDRVQESRGDESSLLQEVLSSLKTPLAPCSLGMEVESVGLMETVEEVKEKERQEADVEEGEDMKEGEAEVDEELGYQAAPSGTILLGQTTKEEEQVASPSCQEEVVVPEEEVKEHEETEKKGEVVVERFSQHGQEEAGEKGEADEVKPEEKNNLLRIIDIQAEEEVEEEYQSEGEEEAIELDKEPGVEEEGQEKTEEGDQEVEVKEETDKVEEAEEAIEEESDDAEEMTERFSDTADEEAQISLPLQEADEGVDVVVGDDTVCTTNLTDDAESPAELSDEEFTIVQECQANSDLNSGEEAEEEVVEIEHMQQREEDVETNLQVSVQTERDLKQESVEMSRLDLKQVENDQTEAAEQAMVSSRPVSLLLPESHFETQSQESGNITPSKMSTTTIHINLVSPSSDKVQPFFQQSPTAAQPKESESPSHTAAAEQTPEFTEDPVDSVEEVKDFGEEDTTPDSVEETVEPPPCSPDQSKVRFTISPAWQRTKSLTPPSSPPACVSSSPSTTTEPRSEEVEAASKEDPVVQTDPVSLTKVELTLSPGRERNAGSTAAKPQSNAATSPCCAKLQTSAASTEETTVIAEGNANNPFGVRLRKTSALQRLSSEEENTEVMTESPVEPPVQPPSCKDEPPHPVSVKPFVSQPLCNKPALPKKPELHGDSGAKTKRISEHAAGRGVSTGSDSPSWISVAKQKQKIYKENSLDEITVKKEEPERKSSLPTYISSSAGNKKAESVGKVNLLEISKHSSVASVETDARGALSPPTPVPPQPSKSVSLPCSIPPKPQILHTTAKPPPQPSPARGSLSQPTPVPVSQKSPSCTSPSSASKTTPSLPLPKSAHSPSTTVTSPPFSSRTTLESTGSRATGQTPSSQRALPPPALPQDEPPWMALAKKKAKAWSEMPQIVQ; the protein is encoded by the exons CCAAGAAGAAGTCCAAGTTccagacttttaaaaaattctttgccaggaagaagagaaaggagCCGTCAGCTGCTGGAGCAGACGCAGGGCTTAAAGCCAGCCAATCAAGCGACAATGTCAGCAAAACATCGGAGAACAACACACTCACAAGATCGGAGAAGGATAAGGGCTCTGG GTCAAAGATCAGCCTGGGTAGCAAGGCCTTGTCACAtgactctgtgtttgtttccGACTCATCTGAGGCCAACGACGCTCTGGGGGCATCACAGGACAGCATTCATGGGAAAGTAAAATCACTACAG CTCCAGCTGAAGCAGGCCATCAAACTGGGCTCTCCTCCCTCCCTGATATGTGTGAAGGGAAGAGACGATGCAGGAACCATGTCTGAGGACGATGGGCTGCCCTGCAGTCCACCTGAATACACCACACTTCCCACAGTCATG gATCAGACTCTGAGGGACAGCTCCATTAGTTTGGAAAGAGAAAACCAAGATGACGatcag CTATCCTGCGCTGCTTCCAGTAGAGTGGCGAGCCCCCTGGTGGTTCCAGGGGACTTCAGTCAGCCGGCCAGTCCCTATGGATGTCTGGATAACTCTGCTGCCAAACACAAAATGGGCTTGAGACAGAAAGCCTGTAACAAGAGAAAACCTGTCAAT AGGTTGGAGATGAAACCAGAGTGGGACATGGATGCTGATGAGGTTCTGAACAACTCCACAACCGAAGCCTTGGTAgagcaagaaaaacagaaagaag TTATAAGGTTTGATGAGCTGAAATCGAAAGTGGagagggaagaagaggaagaggaggaggagatgaaagaGCAACCAAAGCATTCCACACAGTCCCCGTTGagagataaggaggagggggaggagggagaggaagagttGGAAGCAGAACAGGATGTTTCTCACAGGGCGGATGCTTCTCCTCCTCAGCTGGGGCTCACAGACGAGCACCATTCAGACGCACAACCCCTGCCCTCCTCCGAGCACAGCTCCGCTGCTTCCTCTTTGGACAGTGCCAG AGTCACTCCAGAGCCCCCTGCTGGTGTGAGAGAGTATTTGCTGGACCCTGCATGCGTTGCTAATGGAGCGGAGGAGAACAGAGCTGCAAGTGAGTTTGCACTGagtgaagaagaagacagagtCCAGGAAAGCAGGGGAGATGAAAGTTCCCTCTTACAGGAGGTTCTGAGCTCCTTGAAGACTCCCTTGGCTCCATGCTCACTAGGCATGGAGGTTGAGAGTGTCGGCCTGATGGAGACggtggaggaggtgaaggaaAAGGAGAGACAAGAAGCAGATGTAGAAGAAGGAGAGGACATGAAGGAAGGAGAGGCAGAGGTGGATGAGGAGCTAGGTTATCAGGCTGCGCCCTCAGGCACCATATTGTTGGGCCAAACCACAAAGGAAGAGGAGCAGGTTGCTTCTCCTTCCTGTCAAGAAGAAGTAGTTGTTCCTGAAGAAGAGGTGAAAGAACACgaagaaacagagaagaaaggagAAGTAGTTGTGGAACGATTCAGTCAACATGGT CAAGAGGAGGCAGGAGAGAAAGGGGAAGCAGACGAGGTCAAgcctgaggaaaaaaataatttgctgaGAATAATTGACATCCAGGCAGAAGAGGAAGTAGAAGAAGAATACCAGAGTGAGGGAGAGGAAGAAGCGATAGAGCTGGACAAGGAGCCAGGGGTGGAAGAGGAAGGGCAGGAGAAGACAGAGGAGGGTGatcaggaggtggaggtgaaggAAGAGACGGACAAAGTGGAGGAGGCCGAAGAAGCCATAGAAGAAGAGAGTGATGACGCAGAAGAGATGACGGAGAGGTTTTCTGATACTGCAGATGAAGAAGCACAGATTTCCCTGCCACTGCAGGAGGCAGATGAAGGTGTGGATGTTGTGGTTGGAGATGACACTGTGTGCACCACGAACCTCACAGATGATGCTGAAAGTCCTGCAGAACTTAGTGATGAGGAGTTCACCATAGTGCAAGAGTGCCAAGCAAATTCAGATCTCAACTCCGGAGAAGAGGCCGAAGAGGAGGTTGTAGAGATTGAACACATGCAACAAAGAGAGGAAGACGTGGAAACAAACCTGCAGGTTTCAGTTCAAACTGAACGAGATCTGAAGCAGGAAAGCGTAGAAATGTCTCGTCTAGATTTGAAACAAGTAGAAAACGATCAAACTGAAGCAGCAGAACAAGCTATGGTTTCTTCCAGGCCTGTGTCTTTGTTGCTTCCAGAGTCCCACTTTGAGACTCAGTCACAAGAAAGTGGAAACATCACTCCCAGTAAGATGAGCACTACCACTATCCACATTAATCTAGTCTCTCCCAGCTCAGACAAAGTCCAACCTTTCTTCCAACAGTCTCCTACGGCTGCGCAACCCAAAGAATCTGAGTCACCctctcacacagcagcagcagaacaaaCTCCAGAATTCACAGAAGACCCAGTGGACAGCGTAGAGGAAGTAAAAGACTTCGGAGAGGAAGATACAACTCCTGACTCTGTGGAGGAAACAGTCGAACCACCACCCTGCAGTCCAGATCAGAGTAAAGTCCGCTTCACCATCAGCCCTGCCTGGCAGAGGACGAAAAGTCTGACTCCCCCTTCCTCCCCACCTGCCTGTGTCTCCTCTTCACCCTCTACCACCACAGAGCCTCGAAGTGAGGAGGTGGAAGCTGCAAGTAAGGAGGATCCAGTTGTTCAAACAGATCCAGTGAGTTTGACTAAGGTTGAACTAACGTTGAGCCCTGGTAGAGAGAGGAATGCTGGGAGCACAGCTGCCAAACCACAGAGCAACGCAGCCACGTCTCCATGCTGTGCTAAACTTCAGACTTCAGCTGCGAGCACAGAAG AGACGACTGTCATAGCAGAGGGAAACGCCAACAATCCTTTTGGAGTTCGTCTGAGAAAGACATCAGCTCTGCAGCGCCTCAGCTCTGAGGAGGAAAACACGGAGGTGATGACTGAG TCTCCCGTCGAGCCACCAGTTCAGCCACCCAGCTGTAAAGATGAACCACCACACCCAGTCAGTGTTAAGCCCTTTGTAAGTCAGCCACTCTGCAACAAGCCTGCCCTCCCTAAAAAACCAGAGTTACACGGAGACAGCGGAGCAAAAACCAAGCGTATCTCAG aacatgctgcagGCCGTGGTGTTTCAACCGGATCTGATTCTCCCAGCTGGATCTCTGTGGCCAAACAGAAGCAGAAGATCTATAAAGAAAACTCTCTGGATGAGATTACAGTCAAGAAG GAGGAACCAGAGAGGAAGAGTTCACTGCCAACATATATCAGCTCATCTGCAGGCAACAAAAAAGCTGAATCTGTCGGCAAAG tGAATCTGTTGGAGATCAGCAAACACTCATCTGTAGCATCTGTAGAAACGGATGCCAGAGGAGCTCTCTCACCTCCCACTCCAGTGCCTCCACAGCCTTCAAAGTCTGTTTCCCTGCCCTGCTCGATCCCGCCAAAACCCCAGATTCTACATACAACTGCCAAACCTCCACCCCAACCTAGCCCAGCTCGAGGATCCCTTTCGCAACCAACTCCTGTTCCAGTTTCCCAGAAATCTCCCTCTTGCACAAGCCCATCATCTGCCTCCAAAACCACCCCCTCCCTGCCTTTACCCAAATCAGCACACTCTCCGAGTACGACAGTCACCTCCCCTCCTTTTTCATCGAGGACCACCCTAGAAAGTACTGGGTCAAGAGCTACAGGGCAGACTCCATCTTCCCAGCGAGCTCTGCCTCCTCCAGCTTTGCCACAGGATGAGCCGCCCTGGATGGCCCTGGCCAAGAAGAAGGCCAAAGCCTGGAGCGAGATGCCCCAGATTGTTCAGTGA